In Meriones unguiculatus strain TT.TT164.6M chromosome 17, Bangor_MerUng_6.1, whole genome shotgun sequence, a single window of DNA contains:
- the LOC110544603 gene encoding keratin-associated protein 13-1-like, with the protein MAYSCCSGNYSSRSLRHCLPSGSSCGSSYPSNLVYTTTSCSPSTCQLGSSLSRGCQETCFEPTSCQRSCVVSSPCQMPCYYPRSCTPCSPCQGTYAGSLGFGSSSCCSLGYGSRSCYSGGCGSSGFRSLGYGSRHYYPAYLASTTFQPSCYRSITSSGF; encoded by the coding sequence ATGGCCTACAGCTGCTGCTCTGGAAACTACTCCTCCCGCTCCTTAAGGCACTGCCTGCCCTCAGGATCCTCCTGTGGTTCTTCCTACCCCAGCAACCTGGTCTACACCACCACCAGCTGCTCTCCCAGCACCTGCCAGCTGGGCTCCTCTCTCAGCAGGGGCTGTCAGGAGACCTGCTTTGAGCCCACCAGCTGCCAGAGGTCCTGTGTAGTGTCCAGCCCCTGCCAGATGCCCTGCTACTACCCCAGGAGCTGCACACCCTGCAGTCCCTGCCAGGGGACATATGCTGGGTCTCTGGGCTTTGGGTCCAGCAGCTGCTGTTCCCTGGGCTATGGATCTAGGAGCTGCTACTCTGGAGGCTGTGGATCCAGTGGCTTCAGATCTCTGGGTTATGGTTCTAGACACTACTATCCAGCCTACTTAGCTTCTACAACATTTCAACCTTCTTGTTATAGATCCATAACAAGTAGTGGCTTCTAG
- the LOC132648801 gene encoding keratin-associated protein 13-1-like → MAYSCCSGNYSSCSFRRCLPSSGSSCGSSYPSNLVYTTTSCSPSTCQLGSSLSRGCQETCFEPTSCQRSCVVSSPCQMPYYYPRSCTSCSPCQGTYSGSLGFGSSSCCSLGYGSRSCYSRGCGSSGFRSLNCGVSGFPSLSYGSRYCYPSFFSSRSCQARYRPTCGSGLCRFSC, encoded by the coding sequence ATGGCCTACAGCTGCTGCTCTGGAAACTACTCCTCCTGCTCCTTTAGGCGCTGCCTGCCCTCCTCAGGATCCTCCTGTGGCTCTTCCTACCCCAGCAACCTGGTCTACACCACCACCAGCTGCTCTCCCAGCACCTGCCAGCTGGGCTCCTCTCTCAGCAGGGGCTGTCAGGAGACCTGCTTTGAGCCCACCAGCTGCCAGAGGTCCTGTGTAGTGTCCAGCCCCTGCCAGATGCCCTACTACTACCCCAGGAGCTGCACATCCTGCAGTCCCTGCCAGGGGACATATTCTGGGTCTCTGGGCTTTGGGTCTAGCAGCTGCTGTTCCCTAGGCTATGGATCTAGAAGCTGCTACTCCAGGGGCTGTGGATCCAGTGGCTTCAGATCTCTGAATTGTGGAGTGTCTGGCTTCCCTTCCCTCAGTTATGGGTCCAGATATTGCTACCCAAGCTTCTTCTCTTCCCGTTCCTGCCAAGCTCGTTACAGACCAACCTGTGGATCAGGCCTCTGTAGATTCAGCTGTTAA
- the LOC132648800 gene encoding keratin-associated protein 13-1-like: MAYSCCSGNYSSCSFRRCLPSSGSSCGSSYPSNLVYTTTSCSPSTCQLGSSLSRGCQETCFEPTSCQRSCVVSRPCQMPCYYPRSCTPCSLCQGTYAGSLGFGSSSCRSLGYGSRSGYSRGCGSSGFRSLNCGVSGFPFLSYGSRHCYPSLFSSRSCQPCCRPICGSGFYGFNC; encoded by the coding sequence ATGGCCTACAGCTGCTGCTCTGGAAACTACTCCTCCTGCTCCTTTAGGCGCTGCCTGCCCTCCTCAGGATCCTCCTGTGGCTCTTCCTACCCCAGCAACCTGGTCTACACCACAACCAGCTGCTCTCCCAGCACCTGCCAGCTGGGCTCCTCTCTCAGCAGGGGCTGTCAGGAGACCTGCTTTGAGCCCACCAGCTGCCAGAGGTCCTGTGTGGTGTCCAGGCCCTGCCAGATGCCCTGCTACTACCCCAGGAGCTGCACACCCTGCAGTCTCTGCCAGGGGACATATGCTGGGTCTCTGGGCTTTGGATCCAGCAGCTGTCGTTCCCTGGGCTATGGATCTAGAAGTGGCTACTCCAGGGGCTGTGGATCCAGTGGCTTCAGATCTCTGAATTGTGGAGTGTCTGGCTTCCCTTTCCTCAGTTATGGGTCCAGACATTGCTACCCAAGCCTCTTCTCTTCCCGTTCCTGCCAACCTTGTTGTAGACCAATTTGTGGGTCAGGCTTCTATGGATTCAATTGTTAA
- the LOC110544689 gene encoding keratin-associated protein 13-1-like: MAYSCCSGNYSSRSFRRCLPSSGSSCGSSYPRNLVYTTTSCSPSTCQLSSFLSRGCQETCFEPTSCQRSCVMSRPCQMPCYYPRSCTPCSPCQETCAGSLGFGSSSCRSVGYGSRRCYSVGCGSAGFRSLGYGSRFYYPAHLASTTFQPCYRSICGTGF; this comes from the coding sequence ATGGCTTACAGCTGCTGCTCTGGAAACTACTCCTCCCGCTCCTTTAGGCGCTGCCTGCCCTCCTCAGGTTCCTCCTGTGGCTCTTCCTACCCCAGGAACCTGGTCTACACCACCACCAGCTGCTCTCCCAGCACCTGCCAGCTGAGCTCCTTTCTCAGCAGGGGCTGTCAGGAGACCTGCTTTGAGCCCACCAGCTGCCAGAGGTCCTGTGTGATGTCCAGGCCCTGCCAGATGCCCTGCTACTACCCCAGGAGCTGCACACCCTGCAGTCCCTGCCAGGAGACATGTGCTGGGTCTCTGGGCTTTGGGTCCAGCAGCTGCCGTTCCGTGGGCTATGGATCTAGAAGGTGTTATTCAGTTGGCTGTGGATCCGCTGGCTTCAGATCTCTGGGTTATGGGTCCAGATTCTACTACCCCGCACACTTGGCTTCTACAACATTTCAGCCTTGTTATAGATCAATCTGTGGTACTGGCTTCTAG